Part of the Sphingomonas sp. Leaf357 genome, GTCGATCCGGATCGACGAGGCATGGGCGATCTGGTCGGCCGGCGACGATGCCCGCGCGCAAGCCATGTTGACCGATCTGGCGCAGGAACAGCCGATGCTTGCGACGATCTACGACTGCCTGTCGTTCGTGGCGCTGGGGCGCGGTGATCTGGTCGGCTATGCTCGCGAACTCGCGCGGCGTGCGAAGTTTCGCAACGAAGCCGGACTGTCGGCCTATGCGGCTGCCGTCGGCAAAGCCGTTTCGGAAAAGAACCTCGACGCTCTAGCCCTGTTGATGTTGGAGCGTGCACGCAACAGCGACAGCGGCGATCATTCGGATCTGTCGCTCGAGGCATTTTTCGAAAGCGCGCTGGGGCGCCGCGCCGCGTTGCTCGACCTCCTGTCGCAGGCCGAAAGCCGGCACGAAATATGGCAGGGGGCGGGATTGCGCCTTCACATCGCGCGGCGCTGGCGGGGCGATGCGGAAGTGATGCGATTGCTTCGACGGCGCACTCCGCCACCGCTCGTTTGAAGACCTGCCGGATCAGCGGATTTTATCGATCGGCCGTCACTTCGGGGGCAACAATATCGTCGTTCCGCCGTCCGGCAATTGCGTCGATTTGTCGGGAACGCTGGATGGTGCCGGATCGCTTTTCGGATCGCGCTGGTCCCGCAAGGCGCCGGCCAATTGGTCCGCGGGTCCATTGGGATCGCCGAGGCCCAAGGTGTTCGACAGCGGACGGCCGGTAACGGCATCGCGCATGGTGGGCCGGTTGGGGTTCACCAGCAACAGCAGGCGTCCCTCCGCCGTAACAGAAGTGCCGGTGCTCGCATCTGCACCTGGAGCCAAGCGGCGTTCGGCCAGTTTCTGGCACCTCGCCGACTTTGCCGCCGCTTCGGCCGGGTCGCAGCGGTCGCGGCCAACCACCGGTTCGATCGTCACGGCCTGTTTGTCGGGCCGTTTCGGCAAGTCGTCGGTTTCGGACAGCGGTCGTGCGCCTGCGCTGTCGGGCTGCGGAATGACGAGGTTCGAGATGCGCCCGGCCTTATGGTCTCGGGCCGCCGTCTCGGACAACTGATCGAGCACGATCGGAGAACTGGTCTTGTCGGTAGCGCTTTGCGCCACGGCCGCGCTCGCGCACAACAGCCCGATCAGCGGCGGTGAGGCAATCGAAACGGCCCATGGTCTCATTTGCCCGCGCCTGTCTGTACGATCATGACCGGCGCGGCGCCGGCACCCTGGGCCATCGAAAGCACGAGGCCATGCCCTTGCTGCACGACGTTGCCCCGGCCATTTCCGTTTTGCTCGAAGGTCAACGCATTGTCCTCCCCGGTCTGCAAGACCCGTAGATCGTTGGCCGAACCATTCTGGGCAAGCGTGCCGACGTTGTGCGATCCGCTTTGATACGCGGTGAGCGAAGAATCGCCCCCCGACTGGCTCAAGTCCAGCGCGTTGTCCGCGCCGATCTGATAGGCGAGAACGGCGTTATTGCCCATCCCGCGTTGATCGAGCATCGTCCGGTTACCGGAGCCGGCCTGATAGAGCGCAGCCTCGGTCTGCACGCCCTGCTGATCGATCCGGGCGCTATTGTTCGCGCCCGACTGATCGACCGTCACGCGCAATTGCGCGCCGTTCTGTGTGACCAAAGCCTGGTTGCCGCTGCCGCTTTGCCGAACGACCGCGTTCTGGGTTGGCGCGGATTGCGAGACCGATGCCGCGTTCCCGGTGCCGTTCTGCTCGATCGACACCTTCGCGATCGGGCCGATCTGCTGAACGAAGGCGGGGTCGGTTTCCGGGCCGGCAACGGCCAGCAGCCCAAGCGCTACGAAAATGACGGGGGACATGGTCCTAACTCCCTGTACGGCGGCGCGGGGGCAGCGTTCCGGATCGAACGACTACGGAGACTGGAGCGGTCGAAGGTTCGCATCTGCGGAAAACGGCACTTCGAAAAAAAAGGATCGGGGAGGACCGAAGCCCTCCCCGACGTTTCGCAAAGCTCAATGGCTCTGCGTGACGCTCGACGTGTTGCCCGTTCCGGTCTGCGCGACATGCGCCCAGGTGTTGGCGTAATACTGACCAACTGCGGACGTGTTGTACGAGCCGGACTGCGTGACATCGGCCACATTGCTGTCGGCCGTCTGGTTGAGCGACGACGTGTTGTTGAAGCCTGCCTGAATGATCGTGCCCGTGCCGTTGGTGCCCGACTGGTTCACGTTGGACAGGCCATAGCCGCCCGATTGCTGCGTCTTGGCCTGATTGGTCTGGCCGCTTTGCGTGACATAAGACTGATTAGAAACGCCAGTTTGTACTACATATGCTGCGTTAAGTGCGGTCGACTGGTTGATGCTGGCAATGCCACCCGTCGAGCTCGTCTGGTAGATGCCGGCCGCTTGTAAAGAACCCGACTGCGATACGGCCGCATTGTTGTATGAGCCACTATCCTGATGGATGAAAGCATCGGCATTGGTCGCACTCTGGCCGACGTTGGCAGTGCTGTTCTGTTCATAGCCGATTTGGACGATAGCGGCGCGTTCGCCAGCATTTACCTGATTCACTGTCGCGCGATTGTAGGCGCCTTCGGCTTGTACGATGTAACTTGCGCTCTCCCCGAACCCGTCGCTGGGGCTGTTTATGCCCGTGGTCGAAACCGCCACTTCTATCTGCGATTGGTTAAGGCTCGCGAGCGAGCCGGCAAGCGCGTTGCCGCCGGAAACCGACCCGGCACCGTTAACCGCACCGATGTTACCGCTATGCGACGGCGTGCTGGTTCCCGACTGCGATGTGCTGGCGGTGTTCTGCGTTCCGGTCTGATATGTGAACGCATCGTTGTTGGCACCCGACTGGCTGGTCGTCGAGGTGTTGTTGGCAGACTGCAGGGTGAGCGCGCGCTGCCCTGCGCCGCTCTGCGATACGGAGGCGGTGCTGTTGTTTGCGTTGTTGCCGTTAAAACCCTGGACGATCACGCTGGTGTTCTGCGCGGCACCGTCGGTATGATCTTGATTGGTCGACGCCGCGTTGTTGTCGCCCGTCTGATCCACGGAAGAGGCAGCAGCGGCATTCCCTTGAGTCACGTTGACCGGAAAGTGGGGATAGTTCGGATTGGTCTGCGCCGACGCAGAGTTCGCGGCCAGGAATGCGGCCGCCGAGATCGTGGCTAGGATTGCAGTTTTCATTGGTATTCCCCTGATTGGAGTTTCGCCTGCTTAAAAACGGTGATCGTCCCAAAGAACTTTCGTTCTTGATCGCCGCTATTCCGGAAATCCTTCACACGGATTTCGAGAATCTCTTTTCGCATGAGCAATCAAAATCACTTTGATTCCTCTGCCATCGAACCGAAGCTTCATTTCTGTGCTCCCGCCGACTTCCGAACATCGGACGGATTTGTTCCGAGCACCGGCGTTTGCATTGCAACGGACGCAACTGGTTTGGCGGACGCCGCTTTCGTCTGGCGAGCGCGCTCGCGCTCGGCCTCCACCGCCGCCGGCGAAATCACGCCGTCC contains:
- a CDS encoding tetratricopeptide repeat protein is translated as MTLSHRDDDSRMIPNDPKLAQRFITARDEIARRDARSLGDATSDLKAITQADPGFAPAQASLADAYILAREFGSIDDRDAFPKIEQAARRALAIAPDLAGAHRAIAFVDYWWKGDGPAAVQGFRRALALDEEDGFTHLWYANILADNGDTAAAAREFETAKRYQPGAPSIRIDEAWAIWSAGDDARAQAMLTDLAQEQPMLATIYDCLSFVALGRGDLVGYARELARRAKFRNEAGLSAYAAAVGKAVSEKNLDALALLMLERARNSDSGDHSDLSLEAFFESALGRRAALLDLLSQAESRHEIWQGAGLRLHIARRWRGDAEVMRLLRRRTPPPLV